A region of the Oncorhynchus clarkii lewisi isolate Uvic-CL-2024 chromosome 4, UVic_Ocla_1.0, whole genome shotgun sequence genome:
ATGAAGGCTGACTTTAAATGTACCACAATCTTTGTTCTTACATATAAAATACATTATACACCTCAATACCACCTGTATTATACCCATAAAGCCACATACATGTACTCTTGTGCCTCTCACACCTTGGGCTAGTCTCACATGGCAACGCATTCTCCACATACTGCATTACCTTTAACCAGAGCCAAAGAGTAATGGGGCTCCATTTGAGATACAGCCCTCTACATCACTGTCATAGACCCAGAGCAATCTGTGATTAAAGATGGCTGCTCTGTCATCTCGGTGAGGCAGTATGGTGTGCGATAGGTTACAGGCTGCTCCCCTGGAGTGTAGCCTACTCTGAAGCCTGCTGGGCCTGGCACACCCACAAGTCGTCCTTGCTTCTCCAGGCCAAATGACTTTATTAAGGCAgggtctgtgggtctgtcctGTATTTATACCCGATCCAGGCAATGGTCTTCTCCCGCTCTACTCAAAGGCAGTGGTGGAGATTTAAGGCAGCTGTCCATATTGATCTCATCATGGCTGGATGTCCGGACCCATAgttccacctcccctccctctctccttccttctctactTAGGAGGGATGACCACCAGAGGCGGGCCCTTCCTGGGCCTCCACATCAGCACCTGGGCGTCGTTGGCGTTGGGCCTCCCCAGGGCGTTGGGGGGGATAGGCTCCATGCGGGTTAGGACGCGGGGCTGGTCCTGGTGCGTCCGGCCCATCAGGGTGGCTCTGGAGCCCAGGGGCATGGAGGGGTCCACCAAGATGTCCACCCTCATCCGCCACTTGACCGTCTGCAGCAGGATCTTCTCCCGCGTGGCCGTGTTGAGGGCCACCAGCCATGTGGTGAAGCTCTGGTCCCTCTTGATGCGGGTGAGCAGGGGAAGGTTGCTGTCGCTGATGGGCACTGCCCAGGTCACACTGGGGTAGAAGTTATCGTTCATGCTGACGGTAAAGCGAGAG
Encoded here:
- the LOC139407616 gene encoding protein FAM78B; the encoded protein is MGCIQSITCKSRIKRENIVVYDVSATIDHCPTIIEENSPIVLRYKTPYFKASARIVMPPIPRNETWVVGWIQACTQMEFYNTYNDIGMSSWELPELCEGLVRAISDSDGVSYPWYGNTTETVTLTGPTSKTSRFTVSMNDNFYPSVTWAVPISDSNLPLLTRIKRDQSFTTWLVALNTATREKILLQTVKWRMRVDILVDPSMPLGSRATLMGRTHQDQPRVLTRMEPIPPNALGRPNANDAQVLMWRPRKGPPLVVIPPK